In Taeniopygia guttata chromosome Z, bTaeGut7.mat, whole genome shotgun sequence, the sequence ccaccccagcctGCGTCCCCGTGGGCACAGCCGCACCCCCGAGGGCACAGATCTCTTGTCAGGCCCGTGGGCCTGtcccctgggagcacagcccaCTTTGCAGGCTGTGGACAGTCCCCTGTCACCCCTGTCAGCACGGCACGCTACCAGCCCCCTGGGCATCTGCCCCTCTTACCCCTATGAATGTAACCCCCGTGAGCACCTCCCTGTTGCCCCATGTGGCACCCCCTGTCACGGCCAAGCATCACCCCCACGTGCACCACATCATCACCTCTGTGTGCACCCCCAGGGCTTCTGTATGAATCCCACCACTTTCCACATGCATCCCCCATCACCCCATGCATTAGTCTGATCACCCCCACGTGTACCCTGCATCACCCCCACATGCATCCCTTGCCCATATCCCAGTGTGCACTCCATGTCACCCCCATGTGCATTCCCCCGTGCATCCCCTACCACCCCCACGTGCATCCCACCATCACCCGCATGTACTCCCCTCCACCACCTGGCACCCGTGTTCCCCCGCATGCCCCCACCCACCCCCACGGCGGTGTGCTTGTCCTTGTCCCCGTGGGCACAGGCTGTAAGCCAGGTATGCCCCTCAGCCCCAGCGGTGCGTGTCGGCACCCGGCAGGCAGGACGGGGAGGTGGGCAAGGCGCAGCAGGCAGCAGCGGCTGGCGAGAAGGCAGGAGGGCAGCCGACCATCTTCAGCAAGATCATCGACCGCACCATCCCTGCCACCATTCTCTATGAGGATGACAAGGTagctgggacagcaggaccTGTGTCCCCACTGGGGCAGGGGAGCAGAACCCACGGGTGTGGGGCTTACCCTGCACCCCCTGGTAGTGTCTCGTCTTCCGTGATGTGGCCCCCCAAGCCCCTGTGCACTTCCTGGTGATCCCCAAGCGCCCCATCCCCCGGATCAGCCACGTGGTTCCCCAAGACACTGAGGTGAGTCCGGAGAGGTCCCTGGGTCATTGGTGGCGGGGGTCATATAGTGCTGACCCTCCCGCTCCCCCTTCTTTCAGCTGCTGGGGCACTTGATGGTGGTGGCGGCACGCATGGCACAGGCAGAGGGGCTGGCTGATGGCTACCGCCTTGGTGAGTTCATATCCCTTACTGTTCTGTGGGGCAGGACCCTCACTGGTGgtctgggggggctggggacaaaggGGGTGGCCTGACTTTTGTACTCCTCTTGACAGTGATCAACGATGGGAAGCATGGCGCACAGTCCGTCTACCACCTGCACCTCCATGTGCTGGGGGGGCGGCAGATGGGCTGGCCCCCTGGCTAACACCACTACCCACTTGCTCCCCAATAAAGCATCTCCTTGGCGGTGACTTCAGTGGCTCTGCATCAGGGtggcttttttgggggtggCGGTGGCTGGCCtggacagggcagggcagggctggcctcCATTGTCACAGCAGTAGAGTTGGTACCCTCTTTTTGCAGAGGGTCTGGGCTTCTCACGTACCAACCCCACAGTTGAAGCAGAAGGGCTTTTTGGGGCTGCCCACAGCTCACAGGCAAAAGACTCATCTTGGTGCTGGGCTAGGGGAGCAGCCTGGGTGCCACAAGGTTGTCCCCAAGGTGGGGAACATCCTAGGGGTGTCAGTAGCGTACCACGTCCAGGACTGCTCACCCAGTCCCAGCATCTCTGAATGCCCCTGTTCTGCCTCAGGTTTCCCCCGTGCCAGCCCCCCTGTGCTGCCACCAGAGCCCTGCACTGGACACTGATGTTTCCCTGCTTTTCAAAACCAGTTAATTGCACTAGCTTGATCTAAATGCCCTCAGAGCAGGCATGTTGACTGCACGTGTACTTGTCCACCCCAGACGGGCCTCTCTGGAAGCTCCCAGGAGAATCATAGACCTAAGTAGAGCAcagggcaggacaggctgcatGGTGGGTGGACTTGCTGCCTCCTCCATGTACACAAACCTATGTACTCCCCCAtactgcagccactgtactgCT encodes:
- the HINT2 gene encoding adenosine 5'-monophosphoramidase HINT2 isoform X1 encodes the protein MAAVLVRGLVRGALRPGQPQRCVSAPGRQDGEVGKAQQAAAAGEKAGGQPTIFSKIIDRTIPATILYEDDKCLVFRDVAPQAPVHFLVIPKRPIPRISHVVPQDTELLGHLMVVAARMAQAEGLADGYRLVINDGKHGAQSVYHLHLHVLGGRQMGWPPG
- the HINT2 gene encoding adenosine 5'-monophosphoramidase HINT2 isoform X2; translation: MAAVLPQRCVSAPGRQDGEVGKAQQAAAAGEKAGGQPTIFSKIIDRTIPATILYEDDKCLVFRDVAPQAPVHFLVIPKRPIPRISHVVPQDTELLGHLMVVAARMAQAEGLADGYRLVINDGKHGAQSVYHLHLHVLGGRQMGWPPG